The Lolium rigidum isolate FL_2022 chromosome 2, APGP_CSIRO_Lrig_0.1, whole genome shotgun sequence genomic interval TATTCCATTAGAAACTTTATTCAAATATGATGTTTTCGGGCACGAAGTTCTTTTTATAGCTCACACGTATTCTGTTGCAAAATGTCAAAATATCAAGCCGAAACTTTGTCAAAGTTCTTTAGCGTGAAGTTTTCGTTTtgtcaaaatattaaaaaatgcATCAAAGGCATACTAGCTAGTATTTACACAAGAGATTCGATGGTCAACTAGCAGTCAACAATCTTTTGATGACATTTTGAGAATTTTCTTCTTTAATGTTGTACGCTCAACTGAAAACATGGGCTGAAATATGAAGAACAATTTTGTGTTGGTGATGTACAATTTTGAAGTAGAATTTCTTCTGTAGTTTTGAGTTATGAAAGAAGTCAGGAACTAATGACAAATTTCGCAATTGAGGCATTCAAGGCGTCACCTGTATGCTATGTTACCTATTATGTGTATCATTACTATTGTGTTGCACATAGGAGCACCTATTATGCAACAACTTCATTTGTGTGCATCATGTGTTTTCTTGCAAGCTTAGAGTCCACCCTCATTGTTAAGGGCACCTTTTCGATGAAATTTACGCATGCTTCTTGTAGTGCTTACATATGTCATAATTAATTTCCATAACCAGTAGATAGATGGGTCTTTCATTGGGAAATTTACAAAGCCCATACCAAGACACGCATTGTTGAAGGGGACACGGGGATGGTTATTTTGCAGATAAACAGAGCAACTGAAGCCATCAATCATGATTCTTGGCACACGTGGTAGAGGCCTTCTTCACTCCTAAACAACAATTTTGTTCCAAGTGCGGTGACCTTTGATAACCTAAGTTGGACCTGATATTGATATTTAGCTTTCCAATTCATTTTCTTGGCATACTTTGTAAGTGCAAATTATTTGTCACTCAAAGTCATAATTCTACCATTGTCCCATCATGATAAGGTTTGCATATGGGAGACCATCAAAGGCATACTGCAAGACGTCTTAttcctttttgtttgtttgttcaaATTAGATATCTTTTGCAAAATATCGGCATAATTACATAGCTCAGTTGCATGACACACTTGATTTGGAGCATATACACACATTCACCATCTAGAAAAACAAGTCTACGAGCTTTTGTCAGGTTTTGCTTGATCTGAGTTGAAATGTACTCTTGGCTCACAACAACAGCTTGATCGGGCCCTTTAGTGTCATTAGGCATAAATAGATGGCTAGTCAGTATTAAAATTAATTCCAAACAAGCGCGAAGCATTTTATTTGCTATACCAAGACAACTATGGCTAGTTGGCCTTATTTTCTGCAGTTCAATACAACTTATGTTCGAAAGTTACAACATGTTTATCAGTAACGCGTTGCGAGGGACCGAGGTCCTATGCATTGTCGGATATAGCATGTCTCGTGCATTTCATTGATCTTACCAGCGACGACTTGCTTGCATTTGTCTAGTTAATCATCAGTCTTTTCTTGTGCATTCAATGATTATTTTGTTTCCACTAGAATCGTTAGCATCTCCGATTGCAACAAACCATGTCATTTATGTCATCTTTGAGAGAGTTGGGCAAATGCTATAGCCTCGAAGAAGATACATTGGGTTAACATTGACACGCCAAAGATTGTCGTTGAATTTAAGCTAACCCAGTTTCCCCCCGCATAGGAGTAATCTCATCACCACATGAGCACACCATGGTGTCTATCCATACATGATGATGTCGCTCGTCCCTTAGTACAACCGAGGCGGAACGATCGAAGTAGATGTATATTTCTACCATTGTTTGCTCAACACCATTCGAAAGCGGTTGAGTGTGAGCGCACTGTCTTAACTTGGCATAGATGCTTAAAGTTTGAGTAGTATTTAAAGTTTTAGCCTAAAACTAGGGAGATCTTTATGAACCTTTTGGGGTGGGGATGGGGGGCATATGCCCCCTGGTTCTATGGAAGCCCCACCACTTATCCAAAGTGATGTCCCATGCCATTTAATACCTCTAGGTTGACATTCACGCATGTAAGAGGAAGTTAAGAGTAAATGGGGTTGTAATCTCATTGGGAACCATTTGCCCGGTTGAACAATATTTCAAGAATTCACCTACTAATTAGCTATGACATGACAACTTTTACcaactatttttattttttggaaaCTAAAAAATTAGGACATGTCAACTCATTGGATAGACAAGTCGGATGTGTTTTCACTAGGGCTACCAAATTATGTAAGTTCCATCACATTCAATCAAATTCTATGTAATCGTGACAGTGGAACCAACATATTTTGGCTAGTTGCACAGCGCTGCTGCCGCGCCCAATCAGATACTTATTGAGAACCAGTTACCCGGTTGAATGATATTTCGAGATTTCACCTCCTAATTATCTGTGCCATGACAACTTTTacatatatttttgtattttttgtgcAGACAATTGGGATGTGTTTTCATTAGGGGTTGTTACCAAATTATTTAAATTTCACCATACTGAATCAAATTCTATAGCCGTGACAATGGAACATGCATACTTGACTAGTTGCACAACATTGCTCCCGCGCCCTATCGGATACATTGCTAATGAATATAAAAACCCTCCGGTTGTCCGTCCAATCAACGCATACGGCTCCGCCCTGTCTATTTGAAGAAAAAAATAGAGTGAAGAAGAATAGAAAATGATGGATACGTGGTAAAAGGTGCGAACAATTGTCATACGAGGCAAACATTTGTCACGGTCAAATTGTAAGAACTTGAATTTGCTTAGAAATCGATGCTAAATCAGAGACATCGAACAGCGGTCTGGATACGTAGGTATATTCTCTATGCATATTTCCACCACGGAGGAATAGTGTCAATGCCAATAATCTTGCTGACGAACCTACACCACTCTATCGTACGTAGTATATAGCTTGACGCCATGCACCCACAAAGTCTCTGTTTTAAAACATTGAGTTTAATGAGCTCGCTTGCACGCTCTCCACAGCATGGGCACGACGTAACGTAGCGTGTGTACGAGTACGACCCCATGTAGGGCTCCAGAGACTCGGGCCGCAGGCGACAATCATTGAGGCGCCCGCCCCGACACGCAAGACACCGGGCCACCAACCGGGCCACGCCACGTCCGCAGGTCAACGGCTCGGGCCCGGTCTGTCCAGCTGGCTCGTGTTGACAAGGCACCTGTGCTGACGTGTTCGTGGTCGACCCTGGAATCGGTTCCTGCGGCTCGTCAACAGATCGAAGAACCACATTTCTGGGATCGATTGCAAAGACCTAGCATATGGTCTGCAAAGTGCCTGTTTGTACTGCCTTTCTGAATTTGTATCGACTGCATTGCTGCTTTTTCTTCAACGGGAATGAGTTGCTGTTTAACAACGGATATACAATTGGTTTTAGGGTGTTTTCTTGTTTGATTTTCTCCAGGTGTTCCTGTTCTTCGAATTGGTCACCTATTTCGTTTTATTATGTAGCGTATCTTAAAAAGAATTTCCTTTTTGCTAATTCGCGGTTATCTGAAATTTTCTCTAGTTGAACCTAAGTGCATGCAGGTTTTAAACCATAGTAGTTCATAAGCCAAGTTAGATGGGATGAAGATGGAGTTAATGTTGGTCCGGAGGCATGAAGAAAGTGGAAGATATATGCAAAAATTTAGACAACATACTGATAGACACTTTTAATTATACGTGTTGTATGGTTGAAAGTCTTTGTCTCATAGCATGGATAACTGAATGAAGAATGTAGCTTGATTCTTTACATGCTTTTCTCTAATGCCCAAATTTCTGTTTTGACACGTCCACTCGTTTCGTTGTACCATATACTCTAAACACGAAAGGTTTATGTCGTTTACGAGAAAAGTGATGACAAAGTCTGAGTACAAAAGTTATGATTTTCTTGTGGGAAAGGATAACCTAACATCCATACCATTACTATACCTTTTTTTTCTAGTTCTGAATATATCTTTAATTCTTCAACGTACTAATTGTCAACACAATAGTATTTACTCCATTTATGTGAAGATAACAACAATCATAATTATATTTTGCCAAGTAGTCAAATTCTCTTTTCTTCATGTGGACTTAGTATGCTATATAAAAATATACCAAAAATATTAAAACTTTACTACCAATTACAAAACACTAGAAAGTTCTGAATTCGATATTTTGCCACCGCCATTGCTTTATAATAATGTCAAATGTATCATGTAAAACATATTATCATTTTTTTCTCAAGAATGCTCTTAAGATAATGATGGTCGGTGTCACACGGAAAAAAAGTTTCAACATCTTTCCACTGAAATCCATTTCCCTTCCATACATAAAGTTCCTTAGTCATCAAGCATTCGATTTATATTCCATTGAATTCCTTACTCTTTTAACACAAATAATTGAACAATGGTTATGGTTTGGGTGTTGTAATGTTTTTCGCTAGAAGGTGAATTTCTACTTTTTATATAGTCACTTACATCATTTTGCGGTACAttgggaaaaggaaaaaaattatgtTGTATAGTCGAATAAAGACAACAACTGAATCGTTGTACGAAACCTAGGGTTTTATTTTACGCGAGAAATCAAAGTTTGAGCTTCGTAATATAACGTTTTGTTTTCCTTCATTCAGAATGAATACATCTTTACTTACAGCTTGTACTCAAGATAGTAGCATTTGCTTTTCTCTTATGTCTCATCGCCGAGTCGTCCAATTCTCTAGCTCTCATTTAGAGATAGCATGTTACTAAAATTTTATCACCCAACATATTGTTTTCACTACGAATACGTTAAAAGGCTCAACTCCGAATTTTACTCCCCTCGTTGCGCGTTCATAGAAAATCAAAACACGCGTGACTATAATGCATAAACATGTTAACCCTTTCCTCAATAATGCTCTCAAATTAATGATGTGTTAGCTGTCAGCTGTCACGCTGAGATAAAATTTCAAGATCTTTTAGCTGAATTCCAGTTTCTTCCATATATAAAGTTCCTTAGTCAAGAATTATTCTATTTATCCTTTTCATTGAATTCCTTACTCTTttaacataatagttgaataaggATTGTGAGTTGATTGTTGTAATATTTTTATCTAGAAGATGAATTTCAATTTCTGGTGTGGTCACTTGCATCGTTTTTCCGTACATTGTGAAAAACGGAATTTTTGGCATATAGTTGGATAACGACAACGGGAAGACGGTGGTCTGGGGCCTAGGGTTTTATTTTACGCGGGAAAACAGAAATTCGAACTCCGTATTATAACTTTTATCTTTTCCTTCTTCAGAATGAATGCATCTTTACGTAATTCTCGTTTCGAAGATAGTAGCATTTGCATTTCTCTTATGTCCCATCGCGAGGCACCGAATTCTCCAGCTCCCGTGTGCTGCTACAAAAACCATCAACGAACATATGGTTTCACAACGGTCGAATACTTGGAATGTTTTAAACTCAAAATTTCACTCTCTGCGCCATATCTTAATAGAAAACTCAAACGCGCGTAACTTACAATACAAAAAAAACACATTAACCCTTTCCTCAATAATGCTCTCGAATCAATGGCGATAGGTGGCACCCGAAAATATAGCAGTTTGCAATATATATTCCCTCGAGATCCAGTCAAGTCTATGCATAAACTTCTCCATAGCCGGCGATTGTTCAGAGTAGTTGTCCTCCATTTATAAATAAAGCTATATAACACGAATATTCCCTCCCAAAAAATCTCCCAGACGTGTTACGGCCCGTGTTACCTCATCAACGGGGTTAACAAATTGCCGTAACAACAACCTGTTATTCGCCACACCATACCatcatctccttcttcttctcctcctcctccgccaactCATCCCTGCCAAATTTCTCCCAGCGCCGAATCTCCAGAAGCTTCTCGGGGCCAGCGGGGCGGAGCTGCTCTGATTCGCGGCGGCCCGGCGGCGAATGCTCTACCTCAAGCTGCCGGCGGGGGATTTGGGGTTCCGAGGGGACGACGCGGGGCGGTGATCCCGTTCCGGactgcggcggcggcagggccCGAGGCGGCCCAGACGGTTGATCCGCCCGGCGTTCCATGGCGACGGCGTCTGCGGCGGCGCAGCCCAagccgcaggaggcggaggccGCCTGCCTGCAGAGCTTCGAGCTCTACGAGAGCGAGTCGGTAAGGTTTCCGCATCCCGCTTCTCGCTCCCTCCCGGTGATGTCGCGTGGCGACGGAGCGGTTCGTTCCTGTGATTCGTGAGAGGCTAGTGATTTTCCGTAGACGCCCTTCAGGTCCGTTTGCTTCGGAACCTCTAGCTGCTGCTCGCAACGGATGATTGGTTTGCCCGTTGGTGTGTGGTAGCTTAGCTTTGATGTCAAAGTATGGTATTCGCGGAAGCTTCTCCCCTTGCGGAGTAAGTCAGCATGCGAGAGTTCCCTTTGCGTGGTCCGGGTGCATGATTCCGGAAATGCTCTTTCGAGGAACACTTGTAATGTGTGCGAGATGTGGATTGGGAGATCCCTTGAAGGGATTGCCATTCGATTTTGTGGTTACTTAACGGAGGGAGTCAGAGCTTTGCTTGATGAGAGTCGAGATATGTTTCTAACTACTAGTGTTTGCGGGCTTCATGTTGTTGACATAGTTTGGATGAAACATCGTCTGAAACTTCGCTGCCTTCTCATATTATCTCCCCCTGCCTCCTGGGAATTCACCTTGTGGCCTCCTCGTTTTAATATGGCCGACGGCTGCGGATTTCTATGCTCAGTGGTTACGTGTTTCTTCCCCCGTTGGTAGGAACACACTCATCCTCCTCTTGTTGTGGCCTTGTGGGATATCTGCCTCGCCAGTTCTCAGGCTATAGGCATGATGGTTGACCACAAACAGCTCTGGCTCCGCCATCGCCTGTGCCAGCTATGCTGAGACGCCATCCTGTTCTGGCCCGCTGATATTAAAATACGAGAGTTCGAGTGTCTCCTCCTTCGCGTGCTTCCTGCTCCTTCTCCCACCACCTGTAATTTTTTCTCCATCTATAGATATAAATGCAACTTTATAGATTGGCTGACCATTAAAAGGCCTGAGGTTTTAATACATTGTTGAATACAGTTTAtgcagcattttttttttttcaaaaaggatCTTCTCTGTGTTGTTATTTGATGCTAGAAGGTAGCAGCTCTGTTAGATTTGCAGCATCTAAAATGGCGACAAAGCATTTAGTCTAATTCACACGTAATATCATCATAATTTCTTCATAGATGGTGAAACTTCTCAATTCCTCTGtaatgtttacataagatcagcttGTTGTTTACCGTGTTAGTTTTTGAATAACTTATTCAATGGAGAAATTGATCAATTTCTTGGTTCATTAACTCATTCTCCACACCAGAATTGGGCTTAATATGATTACTATTTTTTTGCAGACGTTCTACATTTTTGGAACTAATTCTGACAAAACACTATGGAGATTACTCAAGATCGATAGATCAGAAACACCAGAACTTGACATAGACGAGTGTTCTACTGTCTATACAGAAACTGAATACCAGGAACTTTTAAATGATCTCGATGAAGACCACAGGTCAACTGGAGGGGTAAAATTTGTGACAAAATTTTATGGCATCATTGGTAAGTTATTCTCTCCCTGTTGTTTGCAGATCGATAATTAATTAACTTCTATAGATGTGCATTTTACAGTGATTTTTTTTCTCAGGTTTCGTTAAGTTCCTTGGGCCATTTTACATGTTAATTATCACTGAACTGAGAAAAATTGGGGAGATATTTGATCATCCAGTGTACCAGGTGACTAAGACTTCAATGGTTGAGCTAGCAAATTCTAAATCTCGATCCAGTTTTCTAAGTTCCAAGGATGAGAACAGGTTTGTGCATCCCGTTTAATATGCATGCTCGAAAATGTTCATTCAAGTGCTTAAATTGCATGTTGATTGAGGATAATTACGTTAATGAAAGTACATATATgaacaatcttttttttttgcttcctaTGAACTTAATTTGTTGATTGTACTTAATTTATCAGTGAAAATCTCAAGTTAGTTTCTAGCTGTATAGTATTATTGTATTAAACTGTTCTCTTGAAAAAGTAATGAGCTTTCATTGTTGTGTGGCATCTTATTCCTCTCAAATGTCTCACTATGTAATGGATCCATATCACCAACTAGTTCCTAAATTGTAAGGTCCTTTTATACTTTCTAGTGGCCAATTGCCCAGAAAGTACACTATCTGTTTTATCCCAGTATTCCATTTCCTAATTATTTCTATTTCATTCTCTTATAACAAGCTAATTCTTTCTGTAACTACACAGATACAAGAAGATTTTAAACACACTTGATCTTAGAAAGGATTTCTTTTTCTGTTACTCATATCCTATCATGAGAAGTCTTCAGAAGAATTTAACTGATCCTCAAGAAGGGTGGTTATTATATGAGTCAACTTTTGTGTGGAATGAGTTTCTTACACGGCGAATACGCAATTGTCTGAGAAGTACTCTGTGGACCGTTGCATTAGTCTATGGTTTTTTTAAGCAGGTATGTGCTGAAGGAAGTAGCCTTTAATTGCTACTATTTCCTTTGGGTGTGTTTTTAAGAGAAACTTCTTCTATGCTAAAGTAGAGACATTAAATACAAATAGCTTTGGCTGGATTTAAGACCTTTTTAGTTCACTAATATCTGGCAATAGTTCACTAGATAGGTGAAATCATTTTCCTTGCCAAAGGCAATCTGTTAGTTCAAACTTCCATTTTCTTTCTCATTTGTTGCCTTTTTAACATAATCACATAGTTATTCATTTATCTATATAATATGGATCTCGATCCATTCTTTTCCCCACTTTGTATGATTGTATCTAAGTATCTAACAAATCTGTGAAGTGCTAGCCTTAGATTAATAGATTTCGATCTGAATGTTACTTTTTATGCCATATTATTAGGACAAATTTGCTATATCTGGGAAGGATGTTATGTTCACGCTAATTGCTAGGCGCTCAAGACATTATGCTGGCACCAGGTTTGCATATCTGTAACATTTTGTTTAATATTTCTTATTAGTTTGgcatgatacttggattgaaatggtTTAACTGAATGTTGAATAGATATTTAAAGAGGggagtgaataagaagggccGGGTAGCAAATGATGTTGAGACTGAGCAAATTGTTTACGAAGCTGTGACTAGGCCTACAGAAGTAAGTTCTGTCGTGCAGAACAGGGGTTCGATCCCACTATTCTGGTCACAGGATACATCAAAGTTACATATTAAACCTGATATCACATGTAAGCTCCTCAACTTACCTATTATGTATGTAGTATCATCAACATATTTGTAAATAAACATTTCTTGTTTGCCAGTGCATGCTGAGAAGGACAAAAATTATGAAGCTACCAAGCTTCATTTCGAAAATCTTAGAAAAAGATATGGCAACCCTATCATTATATTAAACTTGATTAAGGTGAGTTGTACCATCTTGTTCTGAAGTAGTAACATTTTAGATATCCTGAAACATGATTGCTAATTTGACTTGTTTTATTATTTTACTGTCGTTGTTTACATATAAGACACGCGAAAGACGGGAGTCAATACTTCGTCGGGAATTTGATAAGGCGATACGGATCATAAACGAATTTGATTCAGAGGAGAACCATCTGCGGTTCTTACATTGGGATCTTCATAAAAACTCTCAAGGGTATTGATTGTTACATTTCTCATATTTTATTTCAACATATTAATATTTTGTAGCATGCATTATTGACACTTTTGTTTCAGAAAACCTACAAATGTCCTTGATGTTCTTTTGAAAGTGGCATTTCGGGCTCTGAGGTTGACGGAGTTTTTCTATTGTCAAGTTGCACCACCTTCAGAGTCTGAGACTGCTCACTGGCCTGCCCTATTGTGAGTTGATCATTATTATTATTTCCCCATTATGGTTTTATTTGCTACATAGTTGATACTTTGAGTTCTGTTGTGCTCTTCTATTTCAAGAATGGTCACTGCTCTTCTTTATGCATTTAATCTCATTTTCTCTATTTCTTTATAGGAACAGCCACGATCCATATTGCTGTGATGAGAGTAATAGTGACATATCCCAAGAAGATATTTCAGGCAGTTCTGATTCCTCTGGCAATGGAACTGCAGAAGACAAACCTGAAACCAGTGAATTACCCCAACTAAAACCACCGATATTCCAAAAAGGTGTCTTGCGGACAAACTGTATAGACTGCTTGGATCGTACAAATGTTGCTCAGTATGCATATGGTTTAGCTGCGCTTGGACATCAGTTGCATGCACTTGGTTGTGTAGAATCCCCAGAACTTGGTTTAGGTGCTCCTTTGGCTCATCATTTAATGCACTTCTATGAGAGGATGGGCGACACACTTGCTGTACAGTATAGCGGGTCGGCTGCTCATAATAAGGTATTTGACAAAAACCCACTATATCTTTTGAAACAGCTAAGTACACAAATAGCAAGATGAGCTATTGTGAATTTGTGATTCCGACATTCCGTGTAGTGAATATGGATTGATCTAGGAACAAATGTTCATTTGAGTTATCCATTTAAGTTTAGATGACCAAAATGCTGGTT includes:
- the LOC124690809 gene encoding phosphoinositide phosphatase SAC2-like is translated as MATASAAAQPKPQEAEAACLQSFELYESESTFYIFGTNSDKTLWRLLKIDRSETPELDIDECSTVYTETEYQELLNDLDEDHRSTGGVKFVTKFYGIIGFVKFLGPFYMLIITELRKIGEIFDHPVYQVTKTSMVELANSKSRSSFLSSKDENRYKKILNTLDLRKDFFFCYSYPIMRSLQKNLTDPQEGWLLYESTFVWNEFLTRRIRNCLRSTLWTVALVYGFFKQDKFAISGKDVMFTLIARRSRHYAGTRYLKRGVNKKGRVANDVETEQIVYEAVTRPTEVSSVVQNRGSIPLFWSQDTSKLHIKPDITLHAEKDKNYEATKLHFENLRKRYGNPIIILNLIKTRERRESILRREFDKAIRIINEFDSEENHLRFLHWDLHKNSQGKPTNVLDVLLKVAFRALRLTEFFYCQVAPPSESETAHWPALLNSHDPYCCDESNSDISQEDISGSSDSSGNGTAEDKPETSELPQLKPPIFQKGVLRTNCIDCLDRTNVAQYAYGLAALGHQLHALGCVESPELGLGAPLAHHLMHFYERMGDTLAVQYSGSAAHNKIFSAKRGHLKLFIRSQEFFRTLQRHYSNACIDANKQAAINLFLGYFQPEQGNPALWELESSSEEHNNEPLDHTGDNPIPKVKSEGSLLCVSNASISGGSNELLNGAQPDVINELQPSKMESDLVDENEISQPFESEVSNLRYTPTVSDNHIHHVPDSQFDYCNGSGDSNFLDPEWLSNSGNSSDERSIAISSPDAHRSTENVISAITPGTMENQVAEVQNLPQHFVQWVNDGDTFWF